The genomic segment GGAAAATGGCGCGCCGTCCGGGGCGACCACCATAAATCGCCGGGTCTGCGCCGGCGGGTAGATTGCCGCCAGCGTATCATTGAAGAAACGCAGCACCGTCAGATTATGATGGGGGATATCGGATCCCAGCACATGTATCAAATTGCTCATTTTTTCCTGAGATAAAGTAGGAATACACCGCTGCACAGCGCGAAATAAACGATATAGGTGGCCATATAGGCCTGGGTCGCGCCCAGCGCGCCGTGGCGCGGAATAAGCCAATGGGAAAAGCCGGTCAGCAGCACAAACTGACTTATTTCAGCCAAGAGATAAACGCGCAGCACGGCACGGGCCACCACCAGGTAGCCAAAAACATAGGCGCCCACCTTCAGGACATCCCCCACCAGTTGCCAGGCAAACAGCCCGCTCATGGCGCTGAATTCGGCGGAAAACAACAGCCGGATCGCTACGTCCCGCAATAGCCAAAGCGTCAGGCTGACCGTCGCCACCGCCGGCAGCACAAAGCGCAGCGCACGCGCGATTTCACGCGCTACCGACCGCTTATCATTTAATCGTGACAGCGTGGGCAATAAATAAATGGTAAACGAGGCGGTGATAAACTGCAAATAGGAGTCCGAAATACTGCTGACGCCCTGCCAAATCCCCACCGCCGCCCAACCCTCCGTACGGGCCAGCAAATTACGCATCATCACATAGGCCACCGGCAGGGTCACCGCGGTGATAAGCGCCATGACGGTGAACTTGGCCAGCAGCGCGGCATAGCCGCCGTCCCAGGCGGGCAGCAAGAATGAGAGCGGCAGATGGCGCTGGTAGCACAACATGAACAGCACCGGCAGCAGCGCCATCGCCGGCAACAGCGCCAGCCCGGCCAGAGCGCCCGCATAGCCGCCCAGCCGGTAGCAGACAAAAAAGGCGGCGACGCCAAGCAGGCTGCCGACACTGATGGCTAACGCATTGCCGGTGGCGTCCCGATACCCTTTTAAAATCGCCAGCCCCAGGTTGGCGCAGGCGATCCCC from the Candidatus Sodalis pierantonius str. SOPE genome contains:
- the wzxE gene encoding lipid III flippase WzxE, producing the protein MSLANASVWTALSTLIKIGSGLLVVKVLAVAFGPDGVGQAGNFRQLVTVLGVLSGAGIFNGMTKLVAQHQHQPDRLRAALGTGSAMVLASSLLLAAVFVFAADPVSRALFGHERYRDAVVALAVIQLGIACANLGLAILKGYRDATGNALAISVGSLLGVAAFFVCYRLGGYAGALAGLALLPAMALLPVLFMLCYQRHLPLSFLLPAWDGGYAALLAKFTVMALITAVTLPVAYVMMRNLLARTEGWAAVGIWQGVSSISDSYLQFITASFTIYLLPTLSRLNDKRSVAREIARALRFVLPAVATVSLTLWLLRDVAIRLLFSAEFSAMSGLFAWQLVGDVLKVGAYVFGYLVVARAVLRVYLLAEISQFVLLTGFSHWLIPRHGALGATQAYMATYIVYFALCSGVFLLYLRKK